The following coding sequences are from one Oncorhynchus nerka isolate Pitt River linkage group LG6, Oner_Uvic_2.0, whole genome shotgun sequence window:
- the LOC135572132 gene encoding protocadherin gamma-C5-like, producing MTKRMGYRDWRWLALWWHHFFLLWSTIDGQTRYTISEELKQGSVVGNLAKDLGLGLSDFFDRKLRVASEAGKQYFNVDAGKGELVVNERIDRETLCRQSASCVLPLQVVIENPLQLHRIEVEIRDINDNSPSFLTKELTVKIVELTVAGARFPLESAEDPDVGSNSLKSYTISKDECFTLKVKELGNGKKIPELVLEKPLDREKKSVHKLLLTALDGGNPVRSGTAEITITVLDVNDNFPVFEKSVYKVSIHENSAKGTFMIQLKATDIDEGQNGEINYSFGERTPESVLSTFNMDPDTGDIFLKGDLDFERATTYDIDITARDEGTPEMEGHCRVQVEVIDVNDNSPEIVLTSQPNPVRENAPSGTVVALISARDLDSGNNGKVTLQLPRGYPFSLKPSFSNNYALVTSGVLDRESFSEYNIEITATDSGSPPLTTKKTIPVTIIDVNDNPPKFSQPFYNVYLKENGLPGSMLSSVSASDLDFGDNAKISYSILDSKAQDVSVSSYVYMNTDNGSIYSMHSFDYEKLKVFQILVQAKDHGSPSLSSNVTVHVFILDQNDNAPAVIYPSAALGSLSHQKMPSSAKAGHLVTKVTAVDADSGHNAWISYKLVEATDTSLFSVNLYTGEVRTKRAVSEQDDSSQRLLIEIQDDGVPVQSATVTLTILVEDGLHELISDLRQKAPEPSKKSGRITLYLILSLASVSVLSLVTFVILAVKCVRNSRSSGSCCMRRDDLDGYKNPNRNLQIQLNTDGPIKYVEVLGGDMLSQSQSFRSCLSPMSEFSDFTFVKPSSTTDFKEMINVLDASLPDSAWTFESQQSSVIYKAQHFSTIVVDSDTLWLLNQLCGFVEAIAKSLRDDAFAITMHTALFHLDKRNTYVRMLFIDCSSAFNTIVPSKLIIKLEALGLSNALCYWVLDFLTGHPRVVKVANNMDKLK from the exons ATGACAAAGAGAATGGGATACAGAGACTGGAGATGGCTGGCTCTTTGGTGGCATCATTTCTTTCTCTTGTGGAGTACAATAGACGGCCAGACTCGCTACACCATCTCGGAGGAACTGAAACAGGGCTCTGTGGTAGGAAATCTAGCCAAAGATCTGGGTTTGGGACTATCTGATTTTTTTGACCGTAAGCTGCGTGTCGCTTCTGAGGCTGGTAAACAGTATTTCAATGTGGATGCGGGGAAGGGCGAGCTGGTCGTCAatgagagaatagacagagagacgtTATGCAGACAAAGCGCCAGCTGCGTTTTACCTCTGCAGGTTGTCATTGAAAACCCGTTACAGTTGCACCGTATTGAGGTGGAAATACGAGACATAAATGACAATTCGCCTAGTTTTCTTACAAAGGAGCTCACAGTGAAAATAGTCGAATTGACTGTTGCAGGCGCACGTTTTCCTTTGGAGAGTGCAGAGGACCCCGACGTGGGCAGTAATTCCCTTAAATCCTATACTATTAGTAAAGATGAGTGTTTTACGTTGAAGGTAAAGGAGCTTGGTAATGGAAAGAAAATACCAGAACTAGTTTTAGAGAAGCCCTTAGACCGAGAGAAAAAATCTGTCCATAAACTACTGTTAACAGCTCTAGATGGAGGCAATCCTGTCAGATCCGGGACGGCAGAGATAACTATTACTGTGCTTGACGTAAACGATAATTTTCCAGTATTTGAAAAGTCTGTGTACAAAGTTTCTATCCACGAAAATAGTGCAAAGGGGACATTTATGATTCAACTTAAAGCGACAGATATTGACGAGGGTCAAAATGGGGAGATAAACTATTCGTTTGGTGAGCGCACCCCTGAGTCTGTGCTTTCTACATTTAATATGGATCCAGATACAGGGGATATTTTTTTGAAGGGGGATTTAGATTTCGAAAGAGCTACAACATATGACATTGACATCACGGCGAGAGATGAAGGCACTCCTGAAATGGAAGGACACTGTCGCGTGCAGGTAGAGGTAATAGACGTTAACGACAATTCGCCTGAAATTGTCCTCACTTCCCAACCAAACCCGGTGCGCGAGAACGCGCCCAGTGGCACGGTAGTAGCTTTGATCAGTGCCCGTGACCTTGACTCTGGTAATAACGGTAAAGTGACGTTACAGCTCCCACGAGGTTATCCTTTTAGTCTGAAACCGTCCTTTTCTAATAATTACGCACTGGTCACCAGCGGTGTTTTAGACCGAGAGAGCTTCTCAGAGTATAATATTGAGATAACAGCCACGGATTCAGGCTCCCCTCCCCTGACTACCAAGAAAACTATACCAGTCACTATCATTGATGTCAACGACAACCCCCCTAAATTCTCTCAGCCCTTCTATAATGTCTATTTAAAAGAGAATGGACTACCAGGATCCATGCTATCCTCAGTATCTGCATCTGACCTGGATTTCGGAGATAATGCCAAGATCTCCTACTCCATCCTAGACTCCAAAGCGCAGGACGTTTCTGTATCCTCCTATGTGTACATGAACACTGATAACGGCAGTATCTACAGCATGCACTCGTTTGACTATGAGAAACTAAAGGTGTTTCAGATTCTGGTGCAGGCCAAGGACCACGGCTCTCCCTCTCTGAGCAGCAACGTCACTGTCCATGTTTTTATCCTGGACCAGAACGACAATGCCCCCGCTGTTATTTACCCCTCCGCTGCCCTGGGCTCGCTCTCTCACCAGAAGATGCCCAGCTCCGCTAAAGCAGGCCACTTGGTTACTAAGGTAACGGCTGTGGACGCAGACTCGGGCCATAACGCCTGGATCTCATATAAACTGGTGGAGGCCACAGACACGTCTCTGTTCAGTGTCAATCTTTACACGGGGGAGGTGAGGACTAAACGCGCTGTGTCTGAACAGGACGACTCCTCTCAGAGGCTGCTTATAGAGATACAGGATGACGGGGTGCCGGTCCAGTCCGCCACGGTCACACTGACCATACTGGTAGAGGACGGGCTCCACGAACTCATCTCGGACCTTCGGCAGAAAGCGCCAGAGCCTAGCAAGAAAAGCGGGAGAATCACCCTGTATTTGATTCTCTCTCTGGCCTCGGTGTCCGTGTTGTCTCTGGTGACTTTTGTCATCTTAGCAGTCAAGTGCGTTAGAAACAGCAGGAGCAGCGGTAGTTGCTGCATGAGACGGGACGACTTGGACGGCTACAAGAACCCCAACAGAAACCTGCAGATTCAGCTCAACACTGACGGGCCGATTAAGTACGTGGAGGTCCTGGGAGGGGACATGTTGTCTCAGAGTCAGTCCTTCaggtcctgtctctctcccatgtcAGAGTTCAGTGATTTCACCTTCGTTAAGCCCAGCAGCACCACTGACTTTAAGGAGATGATCAACGTCCTAGACGCGTCTTTACCCGACAGCGCCTGGACCTTTGAGAGCCAGCAG TCATCCGTTATCTACAAGGCTCAGCATTTCAGCACCATTGTTGTGGACAGCGACACACTCTGGTTGCTGAATCAGCTGTGCGGTTTTGTGGAAGCAATTGCAAAGAGTTTGAGAG acgatgcattcGCCATCACCATGCACACTGCCCtattccatctggacaagaggaatacctacgtaagaatgctgttcattgactgtagctcagcattcaacaccatagtaccctccaagctcatcattaagcttgaggccctgggtctcagcAATGCCCTGTGctattgggtcctggacttcctgacgggccacccccggGTGGTGAAGGTAGCAAACaacatggacaaactgaaatag
- the LOC135572133 gene encoding protocadherin gamma-C5-like produces the protein MTKRMGYRDWRWLALWWHHFFLLWSTVDSQTRYTIPEELKQGSVVGNLAKDLGLGLSEIFDRKLHVASEAGKQYFNVDAGKGELVVNERIDRETLCGQSASCVLPLQVVIENPLQLHRIEVEIRDINDNSPNFLTKDRVLKMAELTAVGARFPLESAEDPDVGSNALKSYILSKDECFSVKVKDIEGGRKIPELVLEKPLDREKKAVHELLLTALDGGTPARSGTSQITVTVLDNNDNNPVFQKAVYNVRVNENSEKGTSLIKLEATDSDEGVNGEIEYSFGEHTLESVLSVFDIDAVTGEMFLRGELDYESAAYYRIDITAVDNGIPEMEGHCRVQVEVTDVNDNAPEIVLTSKPSPVREDAPSGTVVALISARDLDSGNNGKVTLQLTKGHPFSLKPSFSDNYALVTSGVLDRESFSEYNIEITATDSGSPPLTTKKTIPVTIIDVNDNPPKFSQPFYNVYLKENGLPGSMLSSVSASDLDFGDNAKISYSILNSKAQDVSVSSYVYMNTDNGSIYSMHSFDYEKLKVFQILVQAKDHGSPSLSSNVTVHVFILDQNDNAPAVIYPSAALGSLSHQKMPRFAKAGHLVTKVTAVDADSGHNAWISYKLVEATDASLFSVNLYTGEVRTKRAVSEQDDSSQRLLIEIQDDGVPVQSATVTLTILVEDGLHELISDLRQKAPEPSKKSGRITLYLILSLASVSVLSLVTFVILAVKCVRNSRSSGSCCMRRDDLDGYKNPNRNLQIQLNTDGPIKYVEVLGGDVLSQSQSFRSCLSPMSEFSDFTFVKPSSTTDFKEMINVLDASLPDSAWTFESQQVRSDV, from the coding sequence ATGACAAAGAGAATGGGATACCGAGACTGGAGATGGCTGGCCCTTTGGTGGCATCATTTCTTTCTCTTGTGGAGTACAGTAGACAGCCAGACTCGCTACACCATCCCGGAGGAATTGAAACAGGGCTCTGTGGTGGGAAATCTAGCCAAAGATCTGGGTTTGGGACTCTCTGAGATTTTTGACCGTAAACTGCATGTCGCCTCTGAGGCTGGTAAACAGTATTTCAATGTGGATGCGGGGAAGGGCGAGCTGGTCGTCAatgagagaatagacagagagacttTATGCGGACAAAGCGCCAGCTGCGTTTTACCTCTGCAGGTTGTCATTGAGAACCCGTTACAGTTGCACCGTATTGAGGTGGAAATACGAGACATAAATGACAATTCTCCTAATTTCTTAACAAAAGATCGGGTTCTGAAAATGGCTGAATTGACAGCTGTAGGCGCGCGTTTTCCGTTGGAAAGTGCAGAGGACCCCGATGTGGGAAGCAATGCACTTAAATCCTACATTCTTAGTAAAGACGAATGTTTCAGTGTAAAAGTTAAAGACATTGAAGGAGGACGAAAAATCCCAGAGCTAGTGTTAGAGAAGCCACTGGACAGAGAGAAAAAAGCTGTCCATGAGCTATTATTGACGGCTCTCGATGGAGGCACTCCGGCTAGGTCTGGAACTTCACAGATCACGGTCACTGTCCTTGATAATAATGACAACAATCCCGTATTTCAGAAAGCTGTATATAATGTAAGGGTTAATGAAAATAGCGAAAAGGGCACTTCCTTGATTAAGCTTGAGGCTACTGACTCAGACGAGGGTGTCAACGGGGAGATAGAATATTCATTCGGCGAGCATACACTAGAGTCAGTGTTATCTGTGTTTGATATTGATGCAGTTACGGGGGAAATGTTTCTAAGAGGGGAATTAGATTATGAGAGTGCAGCTTATTATCGTATAGACATTACTGCTGTAGATAACGGCATCCCAGAAATGGAGGGACACTGTCGGGTACAGGTCGAAGTAACAGACGTTAATGACAATGCTCCCGAAATTGTCCTCACCTCCAAACCTAGTCCAGTGCGCGAGGACGCACCGAGTGGCACGGTAGTGGCTTTGATCAGTGCCCGTGACCTAGACTCCGGGAATAACGGTAAAGTAACGTTACAACTTACAAAAGGCCATCCTTTCAGTCTGAAACCGTCATTTTCTGATAATTATGCACTGGTCACCAGTGGTGttttagacagagagagtttcTCAGAGTATAATATTGAGATAACAGCCACTGATTCGGGCTCCCCTCCCCTGACTACCAAGAAAACTATACCAGTCACTATCATTGATGTCAACGACAACCCCCCTAAATTCTCTCAGCCCTTCTATAATGTCTATTTAAAAGAGAATGGACTACCAGGATCCATGCTATCCTCAGTATCTGCATCAGACCTGGATTTCGGAGATAATGCCAAGATCTCCTACTCCATCCTAAACTCCAAAGCGCAGGACGTTTCTGTATCCTCCTATGTGTACATGAACACTGATAACGGCAGTATCTACAGCATGCACTCATTTGACTATGAGAAACTAAAGGTGTTTCAGATTCTGGTGCAGGCCAAGGACCACGGCTCTCCCTCTCTGAGCAGCAACGTCACTGTCCATGTTTTTATCCTGGACCAGAACGACAATGCCCCCGCTGTTATTTACCCCTCCGCTGCCCTGGGCTCGCTCTCTCACCAGAAGATGCCCCGCTTCGCTAAAGCAGGCCACTTGGTTACTAAGGTAACGGCTGTGGACGCAGACTCGGGCCATAACGCCTGGATTTCATATAAACTGGTGGAGGCCACAGACGCGTCTCTGTTCAGTGTCAATCTTTACACAGGGGAGGTGAGGACTAAACGTGCTGTGTCCGAACAGGACGACTCCTCTCAGAGGCTGCTTATAGAGATACAGGATGACGGGGTGCCGGTCCAGTCCGCCACGGTCACACTGACCATACTGGTAGAGGACGGGCTCCACGAACTCATCTCGGACCTTCGGCAGAAAGCGCCAGAGCCTAGCAAGAAAAGCGGGAGAATCACCCTGTATTTGATTCTCTCTCTGGCCTCGGTGTCCGTGCTGTCTCTGGTGACTTTTGTCATCTTAGCAGTCAAGTGCGTTAGAAACAGCAGGAGCAGCGGTAGTTGCTGCATGAGACGGGACGACTTGGACGGCTACAAGAACCCCAACAGAAACCTGCAGATTCAGCTCAACACTGACGGACCGATTAAGTACGTGGAGGTCCTGGGAGGGGACGTGTTGTCTCAGAGTCAGTCCTTcaggtcatgtctctctcccatGTCAGAGTTCAGTGATTTCACCTTCGTTAAACCCAGCAGCACCACTGACTTTAAGGAGATGATCAACGTCCTAGACGCGTCTTTACCCGACAGCGCCTGGACCTTTGAGAGCCAGCAGGTGAGAAGTGACGTATGA
- the LOC135572134 gene encoding protocadherin gamma-C5-like — translation MCRGTMWNKLPVWQVLLWWHHFFLLWTTIDGQTRYTIPEELKQGSVVGNLAKDLVLGLSEIYRRKLRITSEAGKQYFSVDLGKGELVVSERIDREELCGQRVPCILPLEVVIEKPLQLHRVDIEIQDINDNSPSFLTKEKVLKIAESINPGARFPLECALDPDVAANTIRSYSINKNDHFKLNVKNHKDGSKTPELVLERSLDREKQPVHKLILTAVDGGDPVRSGTSEISIMVLDINDNAPQFERQLYEANVNENAAPGTQILRVKATDPDEGLNGEIEYVFGEQTPDSVTALFDIDSSTGVIVIKRQLNYEQTSLYKFDIVAKDKGNPEMDGHCDVEFKMIDVNDNIPEIIVTSLTTPVPEDSPIGTVIALIGAKDSDSGDNGKVRLSVSPKSPFKLNPSVSKHYTLVTNAPLDRERYSQYSIDISASDSGKPPLSSKKTIIVDVLDVNDNPPLFSQPSYTVYVKENYAAGKLLCSVSATDSDLGDNAKTSFSILDSKVQDVSVSSYVYMNSDNGSIYSMHSYDFEKLKVFQILVQAKDHGSPSLSSNVTVHVFILDQNDNAPAVIYPSAALGSLSHQKMPRSAKAGHLVTKVTAVDADSGHNAWISYKLVEATDASLFSVNLYTGEVRTKRAVSEQDDSSQRLLIEIQDDGVPVQSTTVTLTILVEDGLHEPISDLRQKTPEPSKKSGRITLYLILSLASVSVLSLVTFVILAVKCVRNSRSSGSCCMRRDDLDGYKNPNRNLQIQLNTDGPIKYVEVLGGDMLSQSQSFRSCLSPMSEFSDFTFVKPSSTTDFKEMINVLDASLPDSAWTFESQQVRSDV, via the coding sequence ATGTGTCGTGGAACAATGTGGAATAAACTGCCCGTGTGGCAGGTTCTGCTATGGTGGCATCATTTCTTTCTCTTGTGGACTACAATAGACGGACAGACTCGATACACCATCCCGGAGGAACTGAAACAGGGCTCTGTGGTAGGAAATCTAGCCAAAGATCTGGTTTTGGGACTATCTGAGATTTATCGTCGTAAATTACGAATAACCTCGGAAGCTGGTAAGCAGTATTTCAGTGTGGATCTGGGGAAAGGAGAGCTGGTCGTCAGTGAAAGGATAGACAGAGAGGAACTGTGTGGACAAAGAGTTCCGTGTATTTTGCCTTTGGAGGTAGTGATTGAAAAGCCTTTGCAGCTTCACCGAGTTGATATTGAAATACAGGATATCAATGATAATTCTCCCAGCTTTCTCACCAAAGAAAAAGTATTAAAGATTGCAGAGTCAATAAACCCAGGCGCAAGATTTCCACTCGAATGCGCACTGGATCCCGATGTCGCTGCGAACACTATACGCTCATACAGCATTAACAAAAACGACCATTTCAAATTGAATGTCAAAAATCACAAGGATGGTAGCAAAACTCCAGAACTGGTCCTTGAAAGGTCTCTCGACCGGGAGAAGCAACCTGTTCATAAGCTTATTCTCACCGCTGTAGATGGGGGTGATCCAGTGCGTTCAGGAACCTCTGAGATTAGTATCATGGTACTTGATATTAATGATAACGCACCGCAGTTTGAGAGACAACTTTATGAGGCTAATGTTAACGAAAATGCTGCACCTGGCACTCAGATTTTACGAGTAAAAGCGACAGACCCGGACGAGGGATTAAATGGGGAGATAGAGTATGTATTTGGAGAACAGACGCCAGACTCAGTGACTGCATTGTTTGATATAGATTCTTCGACAGGAGTGATTGTAATAAAAAGACAACTCAACTATGAGCAGACGAGCTTATATAAATTTGACATAGTCGCTAAAGATAAAGGCAACCCGGAGATGGACGGACATTGTGATGTTGAATTTAAAATGATTGACGTCAATGACAACATCCCAGAGATAATTGTGACGTCTCTAACGACACCTGTTCCAGAAGATTCGCCTATCGGAACCGTGATAGCTTTGATAGGCGCCAAAGACTCCGACTCCGGGGACAATGGGAAGGTGCGGTTAAGCGTGTCACCAAAGTCTCCGTTCAAGTTGAACCCGTCGGTATCCAAGCATTACACCCTGGTAACTAATGCTCCTCTTGACCGCGAGCGTTACTCTCAGTATAGTATAGATATCAGTGCCAGTGATTCAGGGAAACCCCCTTTGTCCAGCAAGAAAACAATCATTGTTGATGTGTTGGATGTGAATGACAATCCACCGCTATTCTCTCAGCCCTCGTACACGGTGTACGTCAAAGAGAATTACGCAGCAGGGAAACTACTGTGTTCAGTCTCCGCCACGGATTCAGACCTGGGGGACAACGCAAAAACCTCCTTCTCCATCTTAGACTCCAAAGTGCAGGACGTCTCTGTATCCTCATATGTGTACATGAACTCTGATAACGGCAGTATCTACAGCATGCACTCATACGACTTTGAGAAACTAAAGGTGTTTCAGATTCTGGTGCAGGCCAAGGACCACGGCTCTCCCTCTCTGAGCAGCAACGTCACTGTCCACGTTTTTATCCTGGACCAGAACGACAACGCCCCCGCTGTTATTTACCCCTCCGCTGCCCTGGGCTCGCTCTCTCACCAGAAGATGCCCCGCTCCGCTAAAGCAGGCCACTTGGTTACTAAGGTAACGGCTGTGGATGCAGACTCGGGCCATAACGCCTGGATCTCATATAAACTGGTGGAGGCCACAGACGCGTCTCTGTTCAGTGTCAATCTTTACACGGGGGAGGTGAGGACTAAACGTGCTGTGTCCGAACAGGACGACTCCTCTCAGAGGCTGCTTATAGAGATACAGGATGACGGGGTGCCGGTCCAGTCCACCACGGTCACACTGACCATACTGGTAGAGGACGGGCTCCACGAACCCATCTCGGATCTCCGGCAGAAAACTCCAGAACCCAGTAAGAAAAGCGGGAGAATCACCCTGTATTTGATTCTCTCTCTGGCCTCGGTGTCCGTGCTGTCTCTGGTGACTTTTGTCATCTTAGCAGTCAAGTGCGTTAGAAACAGCAGGAGCAGCGGTAGTTGCTGCATGAGACGGGACGACTTGGACGGCTACAAGAACCCCAACAGAAACCTGCAGATTCAGCTCAACACTGACGGGCCGATTAAGTACGTGGAGGTCCTGGGAGGGGACATGTTGTCTCAGAGTCAGTCCTTcaggtcatgtctctctcccatGTCAGAGTTCAGTGATTTCACCTTCGTTAAACCCAGCAGCACCACTGACTTTAAGGAGATGATCAACGTCCTAGACGCGTCTTTACCCGACAGCGCCTGGACCTTTGAGAGCCAGCAGGTGAGAAGTGACGTATGA